From the Lathyrus oleraceus cultivar Zhongwan6 chromosome 4, CAAS_Psat_ZW6_1.0, whole genome shotgun sequence genome, one window contains:
- the LOC127075492 gene encoding uncharacterized protein LOC127075492, with amino-acid sequence MKEYGIHDSWTKLCSISYLQDPMVRRRGADGRIPVCTLDWGASSSAAKPAGYPGGPYDTSLLVKYEHHVARPLWFGEERGPKKELKVAGHGLKLTFRVPLTLPPQMES; translated from the exons ATGAAGGAATATGGAATTCATGATTCTTGGACTAAATTGTGCTCTATTTCATACCTGCAAGATCCTA tggttcgaagacgaggtgcAGATGGTAGGATTCCAGTCTGCACGTTAGATTGGGGcgcatcttcatctgcagctaagccggctggatatccaggagggccgtacgatacgtctcttttggtaaagtacgaacatcatgttgctcgacctttatggttcggtgag gaaagaggtccaaagaaagagttgaaggttgctGGACATGGACTGAAGTTGACTTTTAGGGTTCCATTGACTCTTCCACCACAGATGGAGAGTTAG
- the LOC127075491 gene encoding LOW QUALITY PROTEIN: meiotic recombination protein DMC1 homolog (The sequence of the model RefSeq protein was modified relative to this genomic sequence to represent the inferred CDS: substituted 2 bases at 2 genomic stop codons) — protein MLASLKSEESIGQLQLVEREDMEDEEDLFEAIGKLISQGINAGDVKKLQDAGIFTCNGIMMHTKKNLTRIKGLSEAKVDKICEAAEKLVNSGYITGSDALLKRKYVVQITTGSQALDELLGCGIETLSITXAFGEIXSGKTPLAHTLRVSTHLPTNMKGGNVKVAYIDTEGTFQPDIIVAIAERFGMDPGAALGKGTYLQPFDKRYLNCLTWPMKFYQW, from the coding sequence ATGCTTGCAAGCCTCAAATCAGAAGAATCCATCGGCCAGTTGCAGCTGGTTGAACGAGAAGATATGGAAGATGAAGAAGATCTCTTCGAAGCAATCGGCAAGCTGATTTCCCAAGGCATTAATGCTGGAGACGTGAAGAAGCTTCAAGACGCAGGGATCTTTACATGCAATGGCATAATGATGCATACAAAGAAGAACTTGACTAGAATTAAAGGTCTATCTGAGGCTAAGGTTGATAAGATCTGTGAAGCTGCCGAGAAGCTTGTGAATTCTGGTTATATTACCGGAAGTGATGCACTGCTTAAAAGAAAGTATGTGGTCCAAATTACAACTGGAAGCCAGGCGCTTGATGAATTGCTAGGATGTGGAATCGAAACACTGTCAATTACATAAGCATTTGGAGAAATCTGATCAGGGAAAACACCACTAGCTCATACTCTCCGTGTTTCCACTCATCTGCCAACTAATATGAAGGGAGGCAACGTAAAAGTTGCTTACATTGACACAGAAGGAACTTTTCAACCGGACATAATTGTTGCCATAGCTGAGAGATTTGGTATGGATCCAGGGGCTGCATTAGGAAAGGGAACCTACTTACAACCATTTGATAAAAGGTATCTTAATTGCTTGACATGGCCAATGAAGTTCTACCAGTGGTAA